The Thermonema lapsum sequence ACTCAGCTCGGCACCAGAGGCAAGGCTGACAGAGCCTATGAACTTGCTAAAACGGTTCTTCTTTACTTTTAAGTTCAAAATCAGCTCGTTGCTTTTCTTCAAGCCACGCAGCGCAGGATTGTCTTCGTAGTGGTCCACGAAGTGAAACTCCTCTAACAAATCGGCAGATAGATTGCGAGTAAGCAGGCTATAGTTTGAACCGGTGAGGTCGTCGTCTTCGAGCATCACCTTCGATACCCTCTTACCACGAAAGTAAATGACCCCATCTTTATTTACTTCTACCCCGGGCAAGCGCTTCAAGGCATCTTCCACATTGCGTTCGTTGCCTTGCAAGAAGTCATCTGCTTTGTAGATGGTGCTGTCGCCATTTTCTTTGATTTCATATCGCTGCCCTTTGATGACTACCTGCTCTATGTTCATCTCAAAAGGCTGCAACACGATATTACCCAGACGAAGCAGCGAAGTTTCCTGTTTGTCAATGTTGAGGCGTTTTTCTTGGAAGCCCAGTGCCTCTATAATCAAAATGGCAGGCAGCGGATAGTTGCCCGCCATACGGAAATACCCCTTCTCGTCTGTAACTTGCTGAGCATGCAGCTGTAAGCTACTATCGACCAAAGACACAAAAGCCGAAGCTACGGGGCGTTGCAGGCTGTCGCGCACCCACCCTTCCAGAACCAGCTGCTGCGCCTGCCCTACCAACGCATAAAAGCAAAAGAGCGCTGAAAGGCAAATGCTGCCTTTCACCCTGTTTATGTTCTTGATTATGCAATCATTTCGCTTCAACAGAAACATTACCACACAAATTATGAAAGTGCTTGTTTTTGTAGCTACGTATAAAACTCTGGAGCAAAAAGCATATTTCACTTTGAAGCTGCCCTGCGCAGGGCGTCTTCCTTTGCTTTTAGATGTGTCAAAATAAAAAAACCATGCGAACAGCAAAGCACAAAGCACATCACTCGTTCCGCTCGCCAGGCGGTGCCCCCGCTTCACTGAATGCACCGACCACAGCAGCCACTCAAAACCAAACACCTCTTGCTGTTCTACAAGCAGCCCCCTAAGACATGCTAAACCTTAGGGGGCTATCGACTATTTCGGTTTTTAATCTGCCAACTCAGGTGGACAAGCGATAGTCACTGCTACCCATGTTCCACCCACATACCCAATAGTTACGCAACCACCTGTTTTTTCTATATATTTTTTCACACACAGGGCAAAATCGATAGCATTCCTATCTCTACATACTGCCTTTCCTTCCTCTGCCTGGCTTTCCAACTCAGCCAGTGCAAAACCAACCACAAAGCCATCTTCTTCTATTGCGTATTGCGGTTTGCCTTGTTGGAAGCCAATGAACATCACTTTGCTCTCGCCCAGTGTTTCCAACACTTCCGCTATTTGCATAGCAGAGGCATCTGGCGAGTCAGCCGGTGCAACGTGCTCTTGTTGATTGCATGCATACAGCAAAAACATGCTGCCCAAAATTACTACTAAGAAAGTTACTACATGATTTAGACGTACCTTTTTCATCTTCTTCTAGTGGTTTAAATTACAATTATCATCCCCATTCACACCATGGGACAGGTGCCCTTTCCGGGAAACGGAAATGGTCGTTGAACTGCGCAGCGGAAAGCTTTCCTTTATCAACAACCGACATGCAAAGCAAAAAAAAAAAAAGAATCAATACTTACGATGTGTTTTTTTTTACTAAAAGTACACAAGTCGACATTTCTTTGCGGCAGCATTTTCAAAAAGTCGCCTGTCTGGTTATATTTGTGAAAGACCTGTTAAGATGATGACCTTAGTAAGTCAAAACATACGCTACTTACGCCGTCTGCATGGCTATACCCAAGAGCGTCTTGCTCAAGCCATAGGCATCAAGCGCTCACTGCTGGCAGCTTATGAAGACGGGCGTGCAGCGCCCAACTTAAAGAATCTGGTGCGCTTTGCCCGTCTTTTTGACATCAGTGTGGATGAGCTCATCACCATAGATTTGGCAAAAGTGAAACATGCGGCAAGTGTGGTGCCCGAAGGCATCCCCAAAGAGGATACGCCTACTACTCCTCTTTTTGAAGAAGATGAAGAAGAAGAGCCTACAGAAGCAGAGGATGAAGCGCAATGGATAGAAGAAGACAGTGATGAAGACGAATTCCACAGCAGCAGCGCCCCCTCTGCCAAGCGTGCAAATAAAGAGCACAGCAGTAAATATTTGTTTGACGACGAGCCGGAAGAAGACAACCCGCCTTTTGAGAAAAGAAACAAGCCTTCTTCTAAAAGCCACAGCGAGCGTTATCCTACCTTAGACGAGCTGTTCAAAGAGAGTCCGGTCAGCACCTCTGCCGACATACCGCTGGTGCGCAGCCGTCAGCTGCCCGACTATCTCGCCTATTTCGATGACAACGACTTTGTACAGGCGCTACCCAAAATACAAATCAGCCTGCTGGACAGGGGCAAGCAATACCGTGCCTTTGAAAGCACCGAAGAGATGGGCTTTAAGAACGCATTGTTTGTGGGCGAGTATGTACGCAACTGGTACCGACTACAAGACCAAAGCCCCTGTCTGCTGCTTACGCAGCGCCATGGCTTGATTTACGGACGCATAGAAAACCGACTGCGCGACAAAGGATACCTGCTCATGCTGGATGGCGAATGGGAAGGCATGCGTTTCAACTTACGCGAGTTATTCGAGGTGTGGCAGGTAGTGCTGTTCGTCAGCCGCGAGGTGCCCATGCCTACCACACAAAGCGAGGAACTAAGAGATATGTGTTTGAGCCTTCAAAAACAACTGCAACGCTTTTTGAAAAAATAAACCAAAACATCAACACAGCTATGAATCGCCTGAAAGAAGTGTTTTTAAAAAAGCAAGGCAACTTGCTGAATGTATATTTTACAGCCGGTTATCCGACACTGAACAGTACCCGCCCGCTGTTAGATGCCCTGCAACACGCAGGGGCAGATATGATAGAGATAGGCATGCCTTTTTCCGACCCCTTAGCCGACGGTCCAATAATACAAGCCAGCAGCACCCGCGCACTCAACAATGGTATGACCATAGCCCTGCTATTTGAACAGCTTGCCGGCATGCGTGAGCACATACAGCTGCCTGTTTTATTGATGGGATATCTTAACCCCGTCATGCAGTATGGTATAGAGCGTTTTTGTGCCGATTGCGAAAAAGTAGGCATTGACGGACTGATTTTACCCGACCTGCCCCTTGATGAGTATGAGCGCGAGTTCAAAACGCTGTTTGAAAAACATCACTTGGCAGCGGTTTTTTTGGTTACTCCCCAAACCCCCGAAGCACGCATACGCAAAATAGATGAGTTAAGCACGGCTTTCATTTACTTAGTATCGAGTGCCAGCACTACTGGCACCAAAGACGCCGCCCAAAGCCAAACCCAAGCCTATTTGCAACGAGTCGCTTCTATGGGACTGAAATCGCCTACGATGGTGGGCTTTGGCATCAAAGACAAAGCCGGTTTTGAACTGGCTTGCCGCTATACGCAAGGTGCCATTGTGGGTTCGGCTTTCATCGAAGCACTCGACGGGGCACAAGAAAAAGACTTTCCGGCACTGTGTAAAAGCTTTGTCGCTCGATTCAAATCGCCAGTGTCAGCCACTTAATATGGTATTGAGCAGAAGGCTTTGTTCTTTCAAAGCTGGTCTTCTGTTTTACAGGCACAACAAAAGGAAGGGGTAGTCCTTCCTTTTGTCTTTCTGTTTTTAATGCCGTTTTATTCTTCGTTTCCTTCCGATTTATTTTTTACAGTGCGTTTGCGGGTAGCTTTTTTCTTGGGCTGTGCTTCTTCGGCTAACGCTTCTTCTGCTGCGGGTTCGTCCGCTTTAGCAGCCTTTGCCTTGTTGGTGCTGCGCTTGCGCTTGGGCTTTTCTTCGTTTTCCTCTGAGTTCTCTTCTTCTTGGGCACTTTCTTGTTTCGGGCGCTCCAACACCGAAGGAACTTCTTTCAAGAGTATTTCGTACCATTTCAGCAACTTGCGCACGTCGGAAGCAAAGACACGCTCGCGGCTATACTGCGGCAGCACCTCGGCAAAGAAAGCCATTACTTCTTCGTCACTGCTTTCTTTGTGATGCACAGGCAGTTGTGCTCCGTATTTCTCTTTCATGGTATAAAGAACCTCTACCAAAGGATAAGCTCCTTCAGCGTCATCGGTGTAGAAAGTAATCTCTTGTAAAATAGCTACCTTGGCAGATGCCCCCAAAGGCAATTTCTTCTTTTGGGCATCAAGGCTTTCCACCAAAATACCATTACGCATGGGCTTCAACACACGGTAAAGCCCGGGTTTTCCGGTTACGCAAGCAATTTCTTTTAACTCCATAGAATTCTTGTCTGTTATGGCTTTACGTTTAATGAGCTCACAAATTTAATAATAAAACGCAGAGTAGATGTTTCTTACTCTGCGTTTTTGGTAAAGAGCCAGTAAAAAAGCTCATATGCGAATGGCATCATCGTTATCGGTGCTGTCGTCATCAATAAAGGTGATGTTTATATTTTCTTCTTCGCCCACAGGCACTTCATTGAACAAGAAAACATACACTATTTTCGTATCGATTTCCAGCTTGCCTGCCATCATCTGTACAGGATGCATCTTGCCTTCCGAATCAATCACTTTGCCCGTAACATTTTGAGTAAAGGACTTGTAATTCAGCTGAAAACGACGATGCCGCAGGTCTATGATGTTGTTGTAATTGGTTTCTATGAGAATATCTACGGGTTGTCCTTCCAGCTCTGTGCGGCGGTAGCCAAAGCGCTTCAACACATAGCGGTTCACTTTGGTAATGATGAAACGCTCGTTGGTCAAAATGATGCCCTCGTAGATACGATTGATGATGCTGCGGTAAATATGCGCTTCTTCGGCAATGGCATTGAGCTTTTTCTCGAGCTCGCGTATCCATTGGTCGTATTGTTGTACCTTCACTTCCAGCTCCTTCTCTTTGTTCTTGAGCTCTTCGGCGTATTTGCGCGAAGCTTCCAGCAGTTTGGCGTTGCGCTCGTTGGCACGCACTGCGGCTATGGTGGAAGCAATACGACTCGACAAACGCTCTATAAAATCAATCTTATCTTCTTCTATCAAACGAATCGATGCCAACTCTATCACCCCTACGATGCCGGTGGTATCACTTTGCAGCGGTACGACCAGTACATGCTTGGGTTTGCCTTCAATCAACGAGCCGGTAATTACTTTGGGATAATCCTCGGGGATGTCGGTCAGACTTATTTTATCCCCTTCGCGCCAAGCCGCCCCTACGATGCCTTCTCCCCAAGCCACTTTTTTCTTGAGGTATTTGGGGCGTCCGTAGGCATAGCTGGCTTTGAGCTCCAGGTAAGGCGGCTCCTCATCGTCTTCTACAATGAAGAGGGCGCCCATCTGACATTCGGTATACTCTACCAAAGTAGAAATGATTTCATACGACTGACGCTCGAGGTCGTTGTAATTGGAACGCAATATCTCGCCAAAGATAGCCAAGCCTTCGGCAGCCCATTTGCGCTTGGCTTCTTCCCGTATGTATTCTGCCAGTTTTTCGTCGCGCGTTTTGGTTTCTTCCACGCTTGCTTTCAGCTTGGTAACCATAACGCTGAAATTTCTGGCTATATCGCCTACTTCGGTTTCATCGTCAAATTCAGCCAGTGCTTGCGCGGCTTCTTCGTTGTTGATGTTTTCTGTAACAGCGGTGGTGAGCTTGTTGAGACGACCGATAGGACGCGCCACAGCATAGTGCTGATAGAGCGCCACGCCAACCCCCACCAGCAAGAGTATCAACAGAACAGAGGCAAAAATAAGTTTGGCACGCCACCACAAGGTATCTATATGACGAGCCGTGCTTTCGGCAAGCAAACGGCTGTCATTATGTAGTTGTATCATATGTTGCTTGGCTTCGGCACGCAAACCGCTGTCTTCGTTCAGCCCTATTTGTTTTTCCAAAGCCACAACCCTATTGAAAGCCTGCAAATAGTCGTTGAGGTGGTCTTTAACAGTAAGGCGCAACACCGGGCTCATAGATGCTGGAAGAGCGGCTTCCAACTCCTGTGCTGCTTTTTCCACCCTGCGTATCAAACGGGCGTCTTTCTTCAAGAAGAAGTCTTTTTCATAGCGGCGCATCTTTTCAAAAAGTGGCAAAGCAAGGGTGTCCTGCTTTTTCAAAATCAAGTTGAGCTTACGTGCGGCAATATGCATTTGCCCCATCGCACCACTTGCAACATACCCCCTTTCTTTGACGCGTTCCTGCAAGCGTACAAAGGTCTTGTCAAACGCTCGCCACTCTTTGGTCATTCTTTCCAGCAGAGAATCCACGCCCAACTCTACTGCCATACGCTCATGATACACCCCCTCTTGTTGAGCCAAGCGGGCAAGCAATTGGTTGCCTTCTTGCTTTACCTTTTCGTATTCAAAAAGCACACGGCTTTTGCCGGTCTCCATGTAGTGTTCGTTGCGCTGCTCTACTTCTAAAAAGGTTTGCAAGAGTGCATAAGCCCTGTGCACCTGTGCATTCAACTGCTCGCTTTCGCTACGGTAATTGTCATATTGTGCAATATATCGCACATAGAAGAAGGCAGCACCCCCCACTGCCATGCCCAAAAGCAAGAGCAGCGACGCACTTAGCCATAACTTGGAACGAATATGCCTAAATTTCCACATAAACTGCTTCGTTTTATTCTATTTCCTCTTCGAAGCTATAAAAGTCGGGGTCCAAGGATACCGACTGTTTCTGATATGCCTTCACAAACCAATTGATGGTAGAGGCATCGATAGCTTCCTTATTTAAGTATACGTCGATTTCTTCCAAGCAGTTCTCTTCATCACGATAAACTTCCACAGTTTCCTGCACTTTCACTTCTCCTTCCTCGATAAGCTCCTGCACTATCTCTTCATACAGTGCCTGCGCTTTGGCTTGCATGGCTTCGGGCAGCTCATGCACTGTTTCCCATCCTTGCCAAGCAGGCAAGAGGGCTTTCAAGCGCATGCCGGCTTCTTCGTGCAGCTCATAGTGGTAGAGGGTAGCCAAAGTATGAATCACAGCATCACAAAGCCATTGTTTGCCTTCTCCATCATACCGCAAAAAAAGCACATGGGCGTAGAGCCCGTCATCTTCCGGCTCAAACTCGGGATGAAAAATCCACGCTTTTTCTCCGGTTTTCAGCGGTTCCAACCAACGTGCATCTATTTTATTTGCTTCCATTCAATTTGTCTTGTAACGAGTTGAAATTTAGGCATTTTACAAACAAACTCCAAATCTACGATTTTGCATGCGAAAGCCCAAGTGGCTATTTGAAGACTACCACTCCAAAGTTTTTTTTTCAAGAAAAGCAGCAATGCCGCGGCGGCAATCTTCGGTTTCGCGTGCCATAGCATTCATTTGTGCGGCATACTGCAAACCCTGCTCGAGGGTACGTTCCTGTATTTCGGCAATGATGCGCTTGCTCAGTTCCATCGAAGACGCCGAGTTTTGGGCACACAACTGTGCAGCATAGGCTTTTACTTCGGCTTCGAGACGGTCTGCTTCCACAAGCCGGTGCACCAGCCCTATGCTCAAAGCTTCTTCGGCGTCAATCAGACGCCCCGACAGCAGCAGCTCTTTTGCCCGTCCCTCTCCTATCTTGCGCAACAGGAACAAGGAAACGATAGCCGGAATAAAACCTATTTTCACCTCGGTATATCCGAACTTGGCTTCGGGCACGGCAAAAGCAACATCACAGACCGTAACCAAACCGCAGCCACCGGCAATGGCATGTCCCTGTATTTGAGCAATGACCACTTTCTTCAGTGTGTAAATCTTATGAAACAACTCTTTCAGGCGCGAGGAGTCCGCCAAATTTTCTTCGTAATTGTTTTTTTGCAATTGCTGTAAATAGGCAAGGTCGGCACCTGCACAAAAGACGCTTCCTTTTGCACGCAAAACCACCACTTTCACTTGTCCGTCTGCTTCGGCACGGCGGAAAGCGTCGTGCAACGCCTCTACTATCTCATCATTCAAGGCATTGCGTTTGTCGGGGCGGTTCAAGGTGATATAGGCAACGCGCTCCGACACTTCATAAAGAACCACATTTTCCATTGTTATCTTTTTTTAAAATTCTACATAACAAGATAAACACAAACAGAATGGCAAATGAAAGGTTTTCACCAAACAATCGCTTCCTTTCCGTGTGCTTGCAAATAGGCATTGGCTTTGCTGAAATGGCGACATCCCCGAAAGCCCCGTGCCAAGGGCGAAGGATGTGGCGCCTCCAGTACCAAATGCTTGGTTGAGTCTATCACCTTGCCTTTTTCTTGGGCATAGCGCCCCCACAACAGAAATACCAGATGTTCTTTTTGCTGTGAAAGTGCCCGTATAGCTGCATCGGTAAATTGTTCCCATCCTTTGCCGCGATGTGAACCGGCTTCACGCGCCCGCACCGTCAAGATGGCATTGAGCAACAAAACGCCCTGCCGCGCCCAGCGCTCCAGATTGCCCGAGGCAGGCGGCGGCGTCCCCACGTCTTCCTGCACTTCGGCAAATATATTGTGCAATGAAGGCGGGATGGGCACCCCATCGTTGACCGAAAACGCCAAACCATGCGCTTGTCCCGGTCCATGGTAGGGGTCTTGCCCTATGATGACCACCTTGGTATGATGGAAAGGACAGACTTCAAAAGCCCGAAATATCTGTCTGCCGGGCGGATATACCGTATGTTTTTGATATTCTTCTTTTACAAATTGCACCAAATCATGAAAATAGGGCTTGCTGAATTCTTCTTTGAGTACCTCTTTCCAAGAAGGTTCTATTTTGACATCTATGGTTTGCACAACTGTGTGTGTTTTTTTAGGGTCATACATGTATCCTGCAAGAGTCAAAAATAAAAAAGCAGACGCACTACCACCAAAGCCCGCTCAGCGGCTCAAAAAATTGGAAACAAACATTGACAATAAAGACAAAATTTTGAACAAAATATTGAATTAATGATAAAATTTCGCTTTTTTTGAATGCTTCAAAACTGAAAACAAAAACAACCATGAGTTTAAGCACACTGACCGAACGCATGCAAACCCTCGTAGGCGACAACAGCTCACTGGGGGCTACCATCAAGTTTGTAACCGACGCCGGCGTGGTATATGTGGATGCCACCACCACCCCGCCTCAAGTACACAACGAAGACAAAGAAGCCGAATGCGTGGTAGAACTCTCTGCCGAAGACGCACAAAAGCTGCTGGATGGCGAC is a genomic window containing:
- a CDS encoding helix-turn-helix transcriptional regulator, with product MMTLVSQNIRYLRRLHGYTQERLAQAIGIKRSLLAAYEDGRAAPNLKNLVRFARLFDISVDELITIDLAKVKHAASVVPEGIPKEDTPTTPLFEEDEEEEPTEAEDEAQWIEEDSDEDEFHSSSAPSAKRANKEHSSKYLFDDEPEEDNPPFEKRNKPSSKSHSERYPTLDELFKESPVSTSADIPLVRSRQLPDYLAYFDDNDFVQALPKIQISLLDRGKQYRAFESTEEMGFKNALFVGEYVRNWYRLQDQSPCLLLTQRHGLIYGRIENRLRDKGYLLMLDGEWEGMRFNLRELFEVWQVVLFVSREVPMPTTQSEELRDMCLSLQKQLQRFLKK
- the trpA gene encoding tryptophan synthase subunit alpha — encoded protein: MNRLKEVFLKKQGNLLNVYFTAGYPTLNSTRPLLDALQHAGADMIEIGMPFSDPLADGPIIQASSTRALNNGMTIALLFEQLAGMREHIQLPVLLMGYLNPVMQYGIERFCADCEKVGIDGLILPDLPLDEYEREFKTLFEKHHLAAVFLVTPQTPEARIRKIDELSTAFIYLVSSASTTGTKDAAQSQTQAYLQRVASMGLKSPTMVGFGIKDKAGFELACRYTQGAIVGSAFIEALDGAQEKDFPALCKSFVARFKSPVSAT
- a CDS encoding DUF5606 family protein; the encoded protein is MELKEIACVTGKPGLYRVLKPMRNGILVESLDAQKKKLPLGASAKVAILQEITFYTDDAEGAYPLVEVLYTMKEKYGAQLPVHHKESSDEEVMAFFAEVLPQYSRERVFASDVRKLLKWYEILLKEVPSVLERPKQESAQEEENSEENEEKPKRKRSTNKAKAAKADEPAAEEALAEEAQPKKKATRKRTVKNKSEGNEE
- a CDS encoding GAF domain-containing protein, translating into MWKFRHIRSKLWLSASLLLLLGMAVGGAAFFYVRYIAQYDNYRSESEQLNAQVHRAYALLQTFLEVEQRNEHYMETGKSRVLFEYEKVKQEGNQLLARLAQQEGVYHERMAVELGVDSLLERMTKEWRAFDKTFVRLQERVKERGYVASGAMGQMHIAARKLNLILKKQDTLALPLFEKMRRYEKDFFLKKDARLIRRVEKAAQELEAALPASMSPVLRLTVKDHLNDYLQAFNRVVALEKQIGLNEDSGLRAEAKQHMIQLHNDSRLLAESTARHIDTLWWRAKLIFASVLLILLLVGVGVALYQHYAVARPIGRLNKLTTAVTENINNEEAAQALAEFDDETEVGDIARNFSVMVTKLKASVEETKTRDEKLAEYIREEAKRKWAAEGLAIFGEILRSNYNDLERQSYEIISTLVEYTECQMGALFIVEDDEEPPYLELKASYAYGRPKYLKKKVAWGEGIVGAAWREGDKISLTDIPEDYPKVITGSLIEGKPKHVLVVPLQSDTTGIVGVIELASIRLIEEDKIDFIERLSSRIASTIAAVRANERNAKLLEASRKYAEELKNKEKELEVKVQQYDQWIRELEKKLNAIAEEAHIYRSIINRIYEGIILTNERFIITKVNRYVLKRFGYRRTELEGQPVDILIETNYNNIIDLRHRRFQLNYKSFTQNVTGKVIDSEGKMHPVQMMAGKLEIDTKIVYVFLFNEVPVGEEENINITFIDDDSTDNDDAIRI
- a CDS encoding enoyl-CoA hydratase/isomerase family protein — encoded protein: MENVVLYEVSERVAYITLNRPDKRNALNDEIVEALHDAFRRAEADGQVKVVVLRAKGSVFCAGADLAYLQQLQKNNYEENLADSSRLKELFHKIYTLKKVVIAQIQGHAIAGGCGLVTVCDVAFAVPEAKFGYTEVKIGFIPAIVSLFLLRKIGEGRAKELLLSGRLIDAEEALSIGLVHRLVEADRLEAEVKAYAAQLCAQNSASSMELSKRIIAEIQERTLEQGLQYAAQMNAMARETEDCRRGIAAFLEKKTLEW
- the ung gene encoding uracil-DNA glycosylase; this translates as MDVKIEPSWKEVLKEEFSKPYFHDLVQFVKEEYQKHTVYPPGRQIFRAFEVCPFHHTKVVIIGQDPYHGPGQAHGLAFSVNDGVPIPPSLHNIFAEVQEDVGTPPPASGNLERWARQGVLLLNAILTVRAREAGSHRGKGWEQFTDAAIRALSQQKEHLVFLLWGRYAQEKGKVIDSTKHLVLEAPHPSPLARGFRGCRHFSKANAYLQAHGKEAIVW
- a CDS encoding SCP2 sterol-binding domain-containing protein, which codes for MSLSTLTERMQTLVGDNSSLGATIKFVTDAGVVYVDATTTPPQVHNEDKEAECVVELSAEDAQKLLDGDLNPMSAFMMGKLKVKGNMGVAMKFMQIVS